One Nocardioidaceae bacterium SCSIO 66511 genomic window carries:
- a CDS encoding F0F1 ATP synthase subunit delta: MRGVSAKALTSVLESVDQQVENGADAHGLGDELFEFVALLDSEPGLRRILTDPSTETTAQEGLVHRILGDRLGAATLEVIGTAVRSRWSATRDMSDALEQAGVAAHVAGADKAGRLDEVEDELFRFGRVVVSDAQLRSALTDRGVPAGPKRTLVDRLLAEKASPATVSLARQAAVARAKGFEATLAEFAEFAASRRNRLVATARVAAALSDQEKQRLATALGRKYGRDVHVNVVVDPSVVGGVAVEVGEDIIDGTVSSRLEDARRRIAG, encoded by the coding sequence ATGCGCGGAGTGTCGGCGAAGGCGCTCACCTCGGTTCTCGAGTCCGTCGACCAGCAGGTCGAAAACGGCGCCGATGCGCACGGGCTGGGCGATGAGCTGTTCGAGTTCGTCGCGCTGCTCGACTCCGAGCCGGGTCTACGCCGGATCCTCACCGATCCGTCGACCGAGACGACTGCGCAGGAGGGTCTGGTTCACCGGATCCTCGGCGATCGCCTCGGCGCGGCGACGCTCGAGGTCATCGGCACCGCCGTACGCAGCCGCTGGAGTGCGACGCGCGATATGTCCGACGCCCTGGAGCAAGCCGGAGTGGCGGCGCACGTCGCCGGTGCGGACAAAGCCGGTCGGCTCGACGAGGTCGAGGACGAGCTGTTCCGGTTCGGCCGAGTCGTCGTCAGCGACGCGCAGCTGCGTTCCGCGCTGACCGACCGCGGTGTTCCGGCGGGGCCGAAACGTACGCTCGTCGACCGACTGCTCGCCGAGAAGGCATCACCGGCGACCGTTTCGCTGGCGCGCCAGGCGGCGGTGGCTCGGGCCAAGGGGTTCGAGGCAACGCTGGCGGAGTTCGCCGAGTTCGCGGCGTCACGTCGCAACCGTCTGGTCGCGACCGCCCGTGTCGCAGCCGCGCTGTCCGACCAGGAGAAGCAGCGGTTGGCGACGGCGCTCGGCCGCAAGTACGGTCGTGATGTACACGTCAACGTCGTCGTCGACCCGTCGGTCGTCGGAGGCGTCGCCGTAGAGGTCGGCGAAGACATCATCGACGGCACCGTCTCGAGTCGACTCGAGGACGCCCGTCGGCGCATCGCGGGCTGA
- the prmC gene encoding peptide chain release factor N(5)-glutamine methyltransferase gives MTSAADLLTSAAERLSAAGVPSPRVDAELLLAHVLDVSRASVRFAGDPSVEQMAAYDELVSRRAERVPLQHLTGVSYFRHIELAVGPGVFVPRPETESLAGWAIDSAAALAAPVVVDLCTGSGAIAASVADEVPSAQVHAVELDRDAVSYAERNLARSGVDLRCGDVADAFPDLDGTVDVVVANPPYIPLEAYESVAAEARDHDPDLALWSGEDGLDTIRVIERVAYRLLRAGGVVGVEHADVQGESAPEVFAAAGRWSDVRDNPDLAGRPRYLTARRSSAEPASDAQQHMAR, from the coding sequence GTGACCTCGGCGGCCGATCTGCTCACGTCGGCCGCAGAGCGACTCTCGGCGGCCGGCGTGCCGTCGCCGCGGGTCGACGCGGAGCTACTGCTGGCGCATGTTCTCGACGTGTCGCGCGCGTCGGTGCGCTTCGCGGGCGATCCGTCCGTGGAGCAGATGGCGGCGTACGACGAGCTGGTGAGCCGTCGCGCGGAGCGCGTTCCGCTGCAGCATCTGACCGGGGTCAGCTACTTCCGCCATATCGAGCTCGCCGTCGGCCCCGGCGTATTCGTGCCGCGGCCAGAGACCGAGTCGCTTGCCGGGTGGGCGATCGACTCTGCCGCGGCGCTGGCGGCACCTGTGGTCGTCGACCTGTGCACAGGATCGGGTGCCATCGCCGCATCCGTCGCCGACGAGGTCCCGTCGGCGCAGGTCCATGCCGTCGAGCTGGACCGCGACGCCGTCTCGTACGCCGAACGCAACCTCGCCCGATCGGGAGTCGACCTGCGCTGTGGCGACGTCGCCGATGCGTTCCCAGATCTCGACGGCACCGTCGACGTGGTGGTCGCCAACCCGCCGTACATCCCGCTCGAGGCGTACGAAAGCGTTGCCGCCGAAGCCCGCGACCACGACCCCGATCTCGCCCTGTGGTCGGGCGAGGACGGCCTTGACACCATCCGGGTCATTGAGCGCGTTGCGTACCGTCTGCTTCGTGCCGGAGGTGTAGTCGGGGTCGAGCACGCCGACGTACAGGGGGAGTCCGCGCCCGAGGTCTTCGCCGCCGCGGGTCGCTGGTCGGACGTACGCGACAACCCGGACCTCGCTGGCCGACCGCGCTACCTCACCGCCCGCCGCTCGTCGGCTGAGCCTGCATCCGACGCTCAGCAGCACATGGCACGATAG
- a CDS encoding F0F1 ATP synthase subunit B translates to MSGAQLAAEEPQPLAVHASELILVIVVFLILVGLIWKFVVPNFEKAYAERTSAIEGGMKEAKEAQEEAKAALEKYNSQLAEARHEAARIREEAREQGAQIVAEMREQAQAEADRITSTAHLQVEAEKSQALQQVRREVGTIATTLAERIVGESLEDETRQRRTVERFIEDLEGDASLSEGAR, encoded by the coding sequence ATGAGCGGGGCACAGCTCGCGGCTGAAGAGCCGCAGCCCCTCGCGGTGCACGCCTCGGAGCTCATCCTCGTCATCGTCGTCTTCCTCATCCTCGTCGGGCTCATCTGGAAGTTCGTCGTACCGAACTTCGAGAAGGCGTACGCGGAGCGTACGTCGGCCATCGAAGGCGGGATGAAGGAAGCCAAGGAGGCGCAGGAGGAGGCCAAGGCCGCGCTCGAGAAGTACAACTCGCAGCTCGCGGAGGCACGTCACGAGGCGGCTCGCATCCGTGAAGAGGCGCGCGAGCAGGGTGCGCAGATCGTCGCGGAGATGCGGGAGCAGGCGCAGGCCGAAGCAGACCGAATCACCTCGACAGCGCATCTGCAGGTCGAGGCGGAGAAGTCGCAGGCGCTGCAGCAGGTACGCCGCGAGGTCGGCACGATCGCGACGACGCTCGCCGAGCGCATCGTCGGTGAGTCGCTCGAGGACGAGACGCGTCAGCGTCGCACGGTCGAGCGCTTCATCGAAGACCTCGAGGGCGACGCGAGCCTCAGCGAAGGGGCTCGCTGA
- a CDS encoding glutathione peroxidase, whose protein sequence is MTTAYDFEATGIDGAQQALDDYRGKVLLVVNTASKCGFTPQYEGLEELYRTYAERGFVVLGFPCNQFNSQEPGDETEIANFCSTTYDVTFPMFAKVDVNGDDAHPLYRWLKGEQGGVLGDRIKWNFTKFLVDREGNVVKRYAPATKPDKLAGDIEALL, encoded by the coding sequence ATGACCACCGCGTACGACTTCGAGGCCACCGGTATCGACGGGGCGCAGCAAGCCCTCGACGACTACCGCGGCAAGGTGCTGCTCGTCGTCAACACCGCCTCCAAATGCGGGTTCACGCCGCAGTACGAGGGCCTCGAGGAGCTCTATCGCACGTACGCCGAGCGCGGGTTCGTCGTGCTCGGCTTCCCGTGCAACCAGTTCAACAGCCAGGAGCCGGGCGATGAGACCGAGATCGCGAACTTCTGCTCCACGACGTACGACGTGACGTTCCCGATGTTCGCGAAGGTCGACGTCAACGGCGACGACGCGCATCCGCTGTATCGCTGGTTGAAGGGCGAGCAAGGCGGCGTACTCGGCGATCGGATCAAGTGGAACTTCACCAAGTTCCTGGTCGACCGCGAGGGCAACGTCGTCAAGCGGTACGCGCCGGCGACGAAACCGGACAAGCTCGCGGGCGATATCGAGGCACTGCTCTAG
- the rpmE gene encoding 50S ribosomal protein L31: protein MKRDIHPEYVLTQVTCTCGNSFTTRSTKSDGAMHADVCSQCHPFYTGKQKILDTGGRVARFEKRYAKK from the coding sequence ATGAAGCGCGACATCCATCCCGAGTACGTGCTGACCCAGGTCACCTGTACTTGTGGCAACTCGTTCACCACGCGCAGCACCAAGTCCGACGGCGCCATGCACGCCGATGTGTGCTCGCAGTGCCACCCGTTCTACACCGGCAAGCAGAAGATTCTCGACACCGGTGGTCGCGTCGCCCGCTTCGAGAAGCGGTACGCGAAGAAGTAG
- a CDS encoding AtpZ/AtpI family protein, whose protein sequence is MSEPSPERRSVDPWAAVGRIGGGVLFYGAIGYLLDRWWGTSFMVAIGVVLGAALGIYTVFATLRNNPED, encoded by the coding sequence ATGAGCGAACCCTCGCCGGAACGGCGTTCGGTCGACCCATGGGCGGCCGTTGGACGGATCGGGGGTGGCGTCCTCTTCTACGGAGCGATCGGGTACCTACTCGACCGATGGTGGGGCACGTCTTTCATGGTGGCGATCGGGGTAGTCCTCGGGGCTGCCCTCGGCATCTACACCGTGTTCGCCACACTGCGCAACAATCCCGAAGACTGA
- a CDS encoding undecaprenyl/decaprenyl-phosphate alpha-N-acetylglucosaminyl 1-phosphate transferase yields the protein MREYLMVFVAAVAVTYLLGVAARELALRFNAVARVRDRDVHAIPIPYFGGVAMLGGLWAAYLVARNLPFLSLAQDEQVFDPALAVLVGGTCICLVGVVDDLFELDALSKFAGQVLSAVIVVAMGVQFLWIPLPNSGMQGIDPIQVIIFTVFWIVLTANAVNFIDGLDGLAVGVIAIGAGAFFVYAFILAVENNQPRAIAAALLSAALAGACVGMLPHNFFPARMFIGDSGSMLLGLVLACSAVTLVGQFPQTNVSQGVGNAQAGFQAALLPLLLPFTILLVPLLDLVMAVVRRTRAGRSPFSPDKMHLHHRLLEIGHSQRRAVLIMYMVAALVAFGTVILSLFAGWQSVLGISILAVVTLGVALLLPRLRQEPAP from the coding sequence ATGCGTGAGTATCTGATGGTGTTCGTCGCCGCGGTGGCGGTGACGTACCTGCTCGGCGTCGCCGCGCGCGAACTCGCTTTGCGGTTCAACGCCGTTGCGCGCGTACGCGATCGTGACGTGCATGCGATCCCGATCCCGTACTTCGGCGGTGTCGCGATGCTCGGCGGTCTCTGGGCCGCGTACCTCGTCGCCCGAAACCTCCCGTTCCTCTCGCTCGCACAGGACGAGCAGGTCTTCGACCCGGCGCTGGCGGTGCTCGTCGGCGGTACGTGCATCTGTCTCGTCGGCGTCGTCGACGACCTGTTCGAGCTCGATGCGCTGAGCAAGTTCGCGGGGCAGGTCCTCTCGGCGGTCATCGTGGTCGCGATGGGCGTGCAGTTCCTCTGGATCCCCCTGCCGAACAGCGGCATGCAGGGCATCGATCCGATCCAGGTGATCATCTTCACCGTCTTCTGGATCGTCCTCACCGCCAACGCCGTGAACTTCATCGACGGGCTCGACGGACTCGCCGTCGGCGTGATCGCGATCGGCGCCGGGGCGTTCTTCGTCTATGCGTTCATCCTCGCCGTCGAGAACAACCAGCCGCGTGCGATCGCGGCAGCACTGTTGTCCGCGGCCCTCGCCGGCGCGTGCGTCGGCATGCTCCCGCACAACTTCTTCCCGGCTCGGATGTTCATCGGCGACTCGGGGTCGATGCTGCTCGGCCTGGTGCTCGCGTGCTCGGCGGTCACCCTCGTCGGACAGTTCCCGCAGACCAACGTCTCCCAGGGCGTCGGCAACGCGCAGGCCGGCTTCCAGGCCGCGTTGCTGCCGTTGCTGCTCCCGTTCACGATTCTGCTCGTACCGCTGCTCGACCTGGTGATGGCCGTCGTCCGGCGTACGCGCGCGGGCCGCTCGCCGTTCAGCCCCGACAAGATGCACCTGCACCACCGGCTACTCGAGATCGGGCACTCCCAGCGGCGCGCGGTCCTCATCATGTACATGGTCGCGGCGCTGGTCGCTTTCGGCACGGTCATCCTGAGTCTGTTCGCCGGTTGGCAGTCGGTTCTCGGCATCTCGATCCTCGCCGTCGTGACGCTGGGAGTCGCGTTGCTGCTGCCCCGCTTGCGCCAGGAGCCCGCGCCCTGA
- the atpA gene encoding F0F1 ATP synthase subunit alpha has product MAELTIRPEEIRDALASFVADYQPESTKSEEVGVVAEAMDGIAIVEGLPSTMANELLEFEDGTLGLALNLEPREIGVVILGDFAGIEEGQSVRRTGEVLSVPVGDGYLGRVVNPLGQAIDGLGDIETTGRRALELQAPSVVQRQSVNEPLMTGIKAIDSMTPIGRGQRQLIIGDRQTGKTAIAIDTIINQKEFWDSGDPEKQVRCIYVGIGQKGSTIASVRGALEEAGALEYTTIVAAPASDSAGFKYLAPYTGSAIGQHWMYDNKHVLIVFDDLSKQAEAYRAVSLLLRRPPGREAYPGDVFYLHSRLLERCAKLSDDLGAGSMTGLPIVETKANDVSAYIPTNVISITDGQIFLQSDLFNSNQRPAVDVGISVSRVGGAAMNKSMRKVSGSLKVDLAQFRAMEAFAMFASDLDAASKQQLARGQRLMELFKQGQYAPYPVEEQVLSIYLGTSGKLDIVPVEDVLRFEQEFIEYVKRSEGGILDTIRESGKYEDDTSEAVDRAYDSFLDQFETSEGGTIRAGREEHEALADDDVEQEQIVKQKRG; this is encoded by the coding sequence ATGGCGGAGCTCACGATCCGTCCGGAGGAGATCCGCGACGCACTCGCTTCGTTCGTCGCCGACTACCAGCCGGAGTCAACCAAGAGCGAAGAGGTCGGCGTCGTCGCGGAGGCGATGGACGGCATTGCGATCGTCGAGGGGCTGCCCTCGACCATGGCCAACGAGCTGCTCGAGTTCGAGGACGGCACGCTCGGTCTCGCGCTGAACCTCGAGCCGCGCGAGATCGGTGTCGTCATCCTCGGTGACTTCGCCGGGATCGAGGAGGGCCAGTCGGTCCGCCGCACGGGCGAGGTCCTTTCGGTCCCCGTCGGAGACGGATACCTCGGTCGCGTCGTCAACCCGCTCGGCCAGGCGATCGACGGCCTCGGTGACATCGAGACCACCGGCCGCCGCGCGCTGGAGCTGCAGGCGCCCTCGGTTGTCCAGCGTCAGTCGGTGAACGAACCGCTGATGACCGGCATCAAGGCGATCGACTCGATGACGCCGATCGGCCGCGGCCAGCGTCAGCTCATCATCGGCGACCGCCAGACCGGTAAGACCGCCATCGCGATCGACACGATCATCAACCAGAAGGAGTTCTGGGACAGCGGTGATCCCGAGAAGCAGGTCCGCTGCATCTACGTCGGCATCGGTCAGAAGGGCTCGACGATCGCGAGCGTCCGCGGTGCTCTCGAGGAGGCCGGCGCGCTCGAGTACACCACGATCGTGGCCGCGCCCGCGTCCGACTCCGCAGGCTTCAAGTACCTCGCTCCGTACACCGGATCGGCCATCGGCCAGCACTGGATGTACGACAACAAGCACGTGCTGATCGTGTTCGACGACCTGTCCAAGCAGGCCGAGGCCTACCGCGCCGTTTCGCTGCTGCTGCGCCGCCCGCCGGGCCGCGAGGCGTACCCGGGCGACGTGTTCTACCTGCACAGCCGGCTGCTGGAGCGTTGCGCGAAGCTGTCCGACGACCTCGGTGCGGGTTCGATGACCGGTCTGCCGATCGTCGAGACCAAGGCGAACGACGTGTCGGCGTACATTCCGACCAACGTCATCTCGATCACCGACGGCCAGATCTTCTTGCAGTCCGATCTGTTCAACTCCAACCAGCGCCCCGCGGTCGACGTCGGCATCTCGGTGTCGCGAGTCGGCGGTGCGGCGATGAACAAGTCGATGCGCAAGGTGTCGGGTTCGCTGAAGGTCGACCTCGCGCAGTTCCGCGCTATGGAGGCGTTCGCGATGTTCGCATCCGACCTCGACGCCGCGTCGAAGCAGCAGCTGGCTCGTGGTCAGCGGCTGATGGAGCTGTTCAAGCAGGGCCAGTACGCACCGTACCCGGTCGAGGAGCAGGTGCTCTCGATCTACCTCGGCACCTCCGGCAAGCTCGACATCGTCCCGGTCGAAGACGTGCTGCGCTTCGAGCAGGAGTTCATCGAGTACGTCAAGCGCTCCGAGGGCGGCATTCTCGACACGATCCGCGAGTCGGGCAAGTACGAGGACGACACCTCAGAGGCGGTCGACCGCGCGTACGACTCGTTCCTCGACCAGTTCGAGACCAGCGAGGGCGGCACGATCCGCGCTGGTCGCGAAGAGCACGAGGCACTCGCGGACGACGACGTCGAGCAGGAGCAGATCGTCAAGCAGAAGAGGGGCTGA
- the prfA gene encoding peptide chain release factor 1 — protein sequence MFEAVESLVAEQTDLERRLAEPDVHSDPATAKRLGQRYAEVSSIVRTYREWQRAGDDAEAARELSADDPAFAAEAESLDEQRDELAERLRRLLVPRDAADSKDTILEIKAGEGGEESALFAGDLFRMYTRYAENRGWKTEVLDSTESDLGGFKSVTLAVKAKGTPEPGEAPYSLLKFEGGVHRVQRVPVTESQGRVHTSAAGVLVLPEAEAIDVEIHDNDLRIDVYRSSGPGGQSVNTTDSAVRITHLPTGIVVSMQNEKSQLQNKEQALRVLRSRLLQAAQDEADAQASDARRSQVRTVDRSERIRTYNFPENRISDHRVGFKAYNLDQVMNGALDDVIGACVDADMQARLSAVESGATDAS from the coding sequence ATGTTCGAGGCAGTCGAATCGCTGGTCGCTGAGCAGACGGACCTCGAACGCCGGCTCGCGGAGCCCGATGTGCACTCCGATCCCGCGACGGCGAAGCGACTCGGGCAGCGATACGCCGAAGTCAGTTCGATCGTGCGGACTTACCGCGAGTGGCAGCGCGCGGGTGACGACGCCGAGGCTGCGCGCGAGCTGAGCGCCGACGATCCCGCATTCGCGGCCGAGGCAGAGTCGCTGGACGAGCAGCGCGACGAGCTCGCCGAGCGTCTGCGACGGCTGCTCGTACCCCGCGATGCCGCCGACTCGAAGGACACCATCCTGGAGATCAAGGCCGGCGAGGGCGGCGAGGAGTCGGCATTGTTCGCCGGTGATCTGTTCCGGATGTACACCCGGTACGCAGAGAACCGCGGCTGGAAGACCGAAGTGCTCGACTCGACGGAGTCCGACCTCGGCGGCTTCAAGTCCGTGACGCTCGCGGTCAAGGCGAAGGGCACACCCGAGCCGGGGGAGGCACCGTACTCGTTGCTGAAGTTCGAGGGCGGTGTGCACCGCGTGCAGCGGGTGCCGGTCACCGAGTCGCAGGGGCGGGTGCACACGTCGGCCGCCGGGGTGCTGGTGCTCCCCGAGGCCGAAGCGATCGATGTCGAGATCCACGACAATGACCTGCGCATCGACGTCTACCGTTCGTCCGGCCCGGGCGGGCAGAGCGTCAACACCACCGACTCGGCGGTACGTATCACCCACCTGCCGACGGGAATCGTCGTCAGCATGCAGAACGAGAAGAGCCAGCTCCAGAACAAGGAGCAGGCCTTGCGAGTGCTGCGCTCGCGGCTGCTCCAGGCCGCGCAGGACGAAGCCGACGCGCAGGCCTCCGATGCGAGGCGGTCGCAGGTACGCACCGTCGACCGATCCGAGCGGATTCGTACGTACAACTTCCCCGAGAACCGCATCTCCGACCATCGGGTCGGATTCAAGGCATACAACCTCGACCAGGTGATGAACGGCGCCCTCGACGATGTGATCGGCGCGTGTGTCGACGCCGATATGCAGGCTCGGCTGTCCGCGGTCGAGTCCGGCGCGACGGACGCCTCGTGA
- the atpB gene encoding F0F1 ATP synthase subunit A: MTTASNTVLAEGFQAPGPGAFELPPVFGDVTKPMMLLVLSAILVFGFFWLASRRAAVVPSKLQFVGEYAYNFTRNSITRDSIGSEHFRKFVPYITALFFFVLINNLYGLLPFLQFPSFSRASFAYGLAALTWLLYNGAGIAKHGVGGYFKLQTIPGGVKGPILGLIIPLEFFSNILVRPFTLCLRLFANMFAGHLLLMLFVLGGEYLIFDASSALYAPVGVLSLLMALAVSFLELLVMFLQAYVFALLTAMYVGGAIADEH, encoded by the coding sequence GTGACCACCGCGAGCAATACCGTGCTTGCCGAGGGATTCCAGGCTCCAGGGCCGGGGGCCTTCGAACTACCGCCCGTCTTCGGCGACGTCACCAAGCCGATGATGCTGCTGGTGCTCTCGGCGATCCTGGTATTCGGCTTCTTCTGGCTCGCCTCGCGTCGTGCGGCGGTCGTTCCCAGCAAGCTGCAGTTCGTCGGCGAGTACGCCTACAACTTCACCCGCAACTCGATCACCCGCGACTCGATCGGTTCGGAGCACTTCCGCAAGTTCGTCCCGTACATCACGGCACTCTTCTTCTTCGTCCTGATCAACAACTTGTACGGACTGCTCCCGTTCCTGCAGTTCCCGTCGTTCTCCCGGGCGAGTTTCGCGTACGGCCTCGCCGCGCTGACCTGGTTGCTCTACAACGGCGCCGGTATCGCCAAACACGGGGTCGGCGGCTACTTCAAGCTGCAGACGATCCCGGGCGGGGTCAAGGGCCCCATCCTCGGTCTGATCATCCCGCTGGAGTTCTTCTCCAACATCTTGGTCCGTCCGTTCACGCTCTGCCTGCGACTGTTCGCGAACATGTTCGCCGGCCACCTGCTGCTGATGCTCTTTGTACTCGGCGGCGAGTACCTCATCTTCGACGCCAGCTCAGCTCTGTACGCGCCGGTCGGCGTGCTGTCGCTGCTGATGGCGTTGGCAGTCAGCTTCCTGGAGCTGCTGGTGATGTTCCTGCAGGCGTACGTCTTCGCACTTCTCACCGCGATGTACGTCGGCGGGGCGATCGCCGACGAGCACTGA
- a CDS encoding pentapeptide repeat-containing protein, with protein MTEVRAPASPKLPDDLAVAESLHTDTAVERSSYSGVDLGAAEFELTDLGECRVHSSRWATTRWRRCVFSDCVVDESDLGNAVFVDCGWQRMAVTRSRLTGLDVSACTLQNLRFTGCALDLSNWRFAKVRKAVFEGCKVSEADFGSASMSDVRFVDCDLTGAEFREVRLDRVRFEACTLDGIGGVTSLAGATIDPLDLIGLSHQLAEALGITIASSRSSVPE; from the coding sequence GTGACCGAAGTACGCGCGCCTGCCTCGCCCAAGCTCCCCGATGACCTGGCCGTTGCCGAGTCACTGCACACCGATACGGCCGTGGAGCGGTCTTCGTACTCCGGCGTCGACCTCGGCGCGGCCGAGTTCGAGCTGACCGATCTCGGCGAGTGCCGAGTCCACTCCAGTCGCTGGGCGACGACGCGCTGGCGACGGTGCGTGTTCAGCGACTGTGTCGTCGACGAGTCCGATCTCGGCAACGCCGTGTTCGTCGACTGCGGTTGGCAGCGCATGGCGGTGACACGCAGCCGGCTCACGGGCCTCGACGTCTCGGCCTGCACGTTGCAGAACCTCCGCTTCACCGGCTGTGCGCTCGATCTGTCCAACTGGCGATTCGCGAAGGTGCGCAAGGCCGTCTTCGAGGGCTGCAAGGTGTCCGAAGCCGATTTCGGGTCGGCCTCGATGAGCGACGTTCGGTTCGTCGACTGCGATCTGACGGGGGCGGAGTTCCGCGAGGTGCGCCTCGACCGGGTGCGTTTCGAGGCGTGCACTCTCGACGGTATCGGCGGTGTGACCAGCCTTGCAGGAGCCACCATCGATCCGCTCGATCTGATCGGTCTGAGCCATCAGTTGGCGGAGGCGCTCGGCATCACCATCGCCAGCTCGCGGTCTTCGGTGCCTGAGTAG
- the atpE gene encoding ATP synthase F0 subunit C: MIGYGLAAIGPGIGIGLIFAAYINGVARQPEAQSRLQAIAILGFALAEALAIIGIALAFVLTGSLTE; the protein is encoded by the coding sequence ATGATCGGGTACGGCCTGGCAGCCATTGGGCCAGGTATCGGCATCGGTCTGATCTTCGCCGCGTACATCAACGGTGTCGCCCGCCAGCCGGAGGCACAGTCGCGACTGCAGGCGATCGCGATTCTCGGCTTCGCTCTCGCCGAGGCGCTCGCCATCATCGGCATCGCGCTCGCGTTCGTCCTCACCGGTTCACTCACCGAGTGA
- a CDS encoding L-threonylcarbamoyladenylate synthase: protein MTKRYLCSDADQLSDGLREAKAALQSEHLVVLPTDTVYGIAADAFEPAAVRRLLRAKGRGRDMPPPVLVAAATTLDALATNIPGYARDMVAELWPGALTLVCRQQSSLAWDLGDNRETVAVRMPDNEYALALLKQTGPLAVSSANTHGDDAATDVDAAEEMLGDSVEVYLDGGICDDSAPSTIVDVTGPDPRVLREGAIPLERLKEFNEHVTVVS, encoded by the coding sequence GTGACGAAGCGATACCTGTGCTCGGATGCCGATCAGCTCAGCGACGGTCTGCGGGAGGCCAAGGCGGCGCTCCAGTCCGAGCACCTCGTCGTACTACCTACCGACACCGTGTACGGCATCGCCGCAGACGCGTTCGAGCCGGCGGCTGTACGCAGGCTGCTGCGCGCCAAGGGCCGCGGTCGCGATATGCCGCCGCCTGTACTCGTCGCGGCGGCGACGACGCTCGACGCGTTGGCGACGAACATCCCGGGGTACGCGCGCGACATGGTCGCCGAGCTCTGGCCGGGCGCGTTGACCCTGGTGTGCCGCCAGCAGTCCTCGCTGGCATGGGATCTCGGCGACAACCGCGAGACGGTCGCCGTACGGATGCCGGACAACGAGTACGCGCTCGCACTGCTCAAGCAGACGGGCCCGCTGGCAGTCAGCAGCGCCAACACGCATGGCGATGACGCGGCGACAGATGTGGATGCCGCGGAGGAGATGCTCGGCGACAGCGTCGAGGTCTATCTCGACGGCGGCATCTGCGACGACTCGGCGCCGTCGACCATCGTCGACGTCACCGGACCCGACCCACGGGTGCTGCGGGAGGGTGCGATCCCGCTGGAGCGGCTCAAGGAGTTCAACGAGCATGTGACGGTCGTGTCCTGA